A section of the Oryzias latipes chromosome 10, ASM223467v1 genome encodes:
- the LOC111948019 gene encoding zinc finger CCHC domain-containing protein 10-like, translating into MNTRSGKMSNPSGNAQTTAINPGTVGKNRKKSTAGISKERETSTVDQPDVHMDDDGVDTEETVAPTAFLHFKKKELKQREAKKKKQHTVTKKISDLTKERDSLCQQVGQNNSGTTESFSSANTSPGASSFSSSFSSSSSTSFSSSSSSTSSTAFSDQKLKKKRKNKKKAPPPESKKKGQKKEKEDKKGTQQAKSTSSSRGHQEIQESPKGLQEREKAEFGISEGRC; encoded by the exons ATGAACACACGGTCTGGTAAAATGTCCAACCCCAGCGGGAATGCGCAAACTACCGCGATAAATCCAGGTACTGTcggaaaaaataggaaaaagtcAACAGCGGGAATTTCGAAGGAGAGGGAAACTTCAACTGTGGACCAGCCGGATGTGCACATGGACGATGACGGTGTCG ATACTGAGGAAACTGTAGCTCCAACagcatttctgcattttaagAAGAAAGAGCTTAAACAACGTGAggccaagaagaagaagcagcacaCAGTCACCAAAAAAATCAGTGACCTGACTAAGGAGAGAGACTCCCTCTGCCAACAAGTTGGTCAAA ATAACAGTGGGACAACTGAGTCATTTTCCTCGGCCAACACATCTCCTGGtgcatcttctttttcttcgtCCTTCAG TTCATCCAGCTCCACttcattcagctcctcttcatccagcaCCTCATCAACTGCTTTTTCAGATcagaaattgaagaaaaaacgcaagaacaaaaaaaaagcaccgcCACcggagtcaaaaaaaaaaggacaaaagaaagaaaaagaagacaaaaagggAACACAGCAGGCGAAGAG CACGTCATCCTCAAGAGGTCATCAAGAGATACAAGAAAGTCCTAAAGGCTTACAAGAAAGGGAGAAAGCTGAGTTTGGCATATCAGAAGGTCGGTGTTGA
- the LOC101170105 gene encoding BTB/POZ domain-containing protein KCTD12 codes for MALPDSGISGEEVPFPEIIELNVGGQVYITRYSTLTSVPDSLLWEMFSQKSAKGLARDTKGRFFVDRDGFLFRYILDYMRDQQLVLPDHFPERGRLQREAEFFNLPELVKQLAPKISKQNSLGDEGCQSDPEDSSPGMDTVRSLGSLGATATCSSLGPVAMDGKRSGFITIGYRGSYTLGRDSHTDAKFRRVARIMVCGKTSLAKEVFGETLNESRDPDRPPERYTSRYYLKFTFLEQAFDKLADAGFHMVACNSTGTCAFAHEQTDDKIWTSYTEYVFYRSSLAASKVVTSDPPVPDEVASPKHANPTESATVELSCTGRTQSLPETSCITTFDLQKSVSPPQTPPPPPPPPLPALDVADLPLPSPPILVPPPLPPKPSSISSPPPPPTPPAAESPQRPTTLNLKTLPRPSVRENGGPPSGINEDEDERKLLEEDLKKCIEDFKKIRLPKVFPDRKRHWQSDLLKKYNA; via the exons ATGGCTTTACCAGACAGTGGGATTTCTGGGGAGGAGGTTCCCTTCCCAGAGATAATCGAACTCAATGTTGGTGGTCAGGTGTACATAACCCGCTACTCCACCCTCACAAGTGTGCCAGACTCTCTCCTGTGGGAGATGTTCAGTCAGAAGTCTGCCAAAGGTCTGGCCAGGGACACCAAGGGGCGTTTTTTTGTGGACCGGGATGGTTTCCTGTTCCGTTACATCCTGGACTACATGAGGGACCAGCAGTTGGTTCTTCCAGACCACTTCCCAGAGCGTGGGCGTCTCCAGAGGGAGGCAGAGTTCTTCAACCTGCCGGAACTTGTCAAGCAGCTGGCACCCAAAATTAGTAAGCAGAACTCGCTTGGTGACGAGGGATGTCAGAGTGATCCAGAGGACTCTTCACCGGGGATGGATACCGTCCGCAGTCTGGGCTCCCTTGGAGCTACAGCTACCTGTTCCAGTCTGGGGCCAGTAGCCATGGATGGCAAACGCTCCGGGTTCATCACCATTGGCTATCGAGGCTCGTACACACTGGGCCGCGACAGCCACACAGATGCCAAATTCCGGCGTGTGGCACGGATCATGGTGTGTGGGAAGACCTCCTTGGCCAAAGAGGTGTTCGGAGAGACGTTGAACGAGAGCCGTGACCCCGACCGACCCCCTGAGCGCTACACATCCCGCTACTATCTGAAGTTCACCTTTCTGGAGCAGGCCTTTGACAAGCTGGCAGACGCAGGCTTCCACATGGTGGCCTGTAACTCCACAGGAACCTGCGCCTTTGCCCATGAGCAGACCGACGACAAGATCTGGACCAGCTACACTGAATATGTTTTCTACC GTTCTTCCTTAGCAGCTTCCAAAGTAGTGACCTCTGACCCTCCAGTACCTGATGAAGTGGCATCACCCAAACACGCCAATCCCACTGAATCAGCCACAGTGGAACTCAGTTGCACGGGTCGGACTCAAAGCCTTCCAGAAACTAGCTGCATCACAACGTTTGACCTTCAAAAGTCAGTTTCTCCTCCTCAAACACCCCCGccaccccctccccctcccctccctgcccTCGATGTCGCCGACCTTCCACTTCCTTCACCCCCAATCCTTGTTCCGCCTCCACTGCCACCCAAGCCCTCTTCCATTAGCAGTCCTCCGCCACCGCCAACGCCACCCGCCGCCGAGAGCCCCCAGCGCCCCACCACTCTTAATTTGAAGACACTCCCGCGGCCCTCTGTCAGGGAGAACGGCGGCCCCCCGTCTGGAATAAACGAGGACGAGGATGAGAGGAAATTGCTGGAAGAGGATCTTAAAAAATGCATCGAGGATTTCAAAAAGATCCGCTTGCCAAAAGTCTTTCCAGATCGCAAGAGGCACTGGCAGAGTGACTTACTCAAGAAGTACAATGCTTAG